GCTGGATCGCGCCACCTGCGGGCAGCTGACCGCGGCGTGCCAGGTGCTGGCCGCCGAGTGCCCGCCGGTCTGGGTACTGGACGTGGCGGCGCTGGACTTCTGCGACGCGGCGGGGCTGCGTGCCCTGGCTGCAGCCCGACGCGCCACGGAGGACGCCGGCGCGGTCGCGCTCATCGTCGGCGCGCGCCAGGTCCTGCGCCGGCTGCTGCCGCTGGCCGGTCTCGACGACCTGCTCGCGCCGATCGCGCGGACGCTGCCACCGCCGGCCCCCCGACACACCGCCTCCTCGTCCGGTGTCCCGGTGGCGACGGCCACCGGCACCCCGCCCGCCGCGGCGGCGCGGGGCGGCGGTACCCGGGCACGGGCGGGATGGGTGCGCCCGGGCGCAGACGACAGGGTCGTGCGATGACGCAGGGCGACCCCAACCCCGGCACGGGTCCGATGGACCCGGCCGCGTCTGAGCAGCTGGCGGCCACGTTGGTGCAGATGGCCGGGCTGGTGCTCTCCCAGGAGACGGTCCGCTCGGCGGTGGAGCTGGTGACCGCGCTGGCCTCGGCCACCGCGCCGGGCAGCGCAGGCGCGGCGGTCACCCTCGTCGACGAACACGGCACCCGGACGATGGCGGCGACCACCGAGCTGGCTGCGCGGGCAGACGCGCTGCAGTACTCCCTGGACGAGGGGCCGTGCCTGACCGCGGCGCGCACCGGGCGGATCGTGCGCGTCGACGACGCCGTCGGCGACCGCCGCTGGCCGGCGTGGAACGAGGCGGTCACGCACCTGGGCATCCGGTCGACGCTGAGCGCGCCACTGGTGTCCGCCACCGCGACCATCGGCGCGATCAAGCTGTACGCGCTGCAGCCGGCCCGGTTCGACGAGCACGCCGAGCAGGTCATGGTGCTCTTCGCCCGGCAGGCGGCGATCCTGCTCGCCGCCACCCAGGACCTGACCAGCGCCCGGGCGCTCAGCCGCCGACTGGCCGACGCGCTCACCGACCGGGACGTGATCGGCCAGGCCACCGGGGTGCTGCAGGCGCGCGGCCTGCCGGACCGCGAGGCCGCCTTCGCCCGGCTCGCCGCCGCGGCCGAGCGCTCCGGCCGCCCGGTGCGGGAGGTGGCCCTCGAGCTGCTGACCACGGTCACCGCCGGCGACGCCGACTCCGCACCGGCCTGACCGGGCAGCAGACGGAGATGACACCCGAGCACCGGCACGAGCGGATCGAGGCGGCGCGGGTGCGGGCAGAGCTGACCGTCTCCGAGCTGTGGCTGCGCTACCTCAGCCTCGGTGGCAACGGCGACCTGTTCGACCTCGACGGCTACCTCAACGGGCTGCTGCCGCTGACCTCCCTCAACCAGAACGTGCTGGCCGTCGCGGTCAACGAGGGACTGGACGAGGTCTACCGCGCCGCGCGCGTCCCGCTGTCCACCCCCGCCCCCGACGGGGCGCTCCACGATGCCATCGCCGCGCTGCTCGACTCGGCCGCCACCTGCCGGAGCGAGCAGCGGCCGAACCCGCACGACACCACGCGCCCACCCGATCCGCCGACCGCGCCCCCGGCGAGCCACACGCCAGCCGATGAGTGAGGCCCCGCGAGGTGCGGCCGCGTCCACCGCACGTTCCCGCGTCTCGGGGGTGACCGCCGGCGCTGCGCCACGTCATCCGGATGCGGTCAGGCGCTCGGCGAGGCGCGGTGCGGGTCGGCCCCCTGCTCGGTGTCGCGGGCGCGGGGCGGCCCGCCGTACCAGTCCAGGCAGACCATCGTCGCGTCGTCACGGAGGTCCCCGCCGGTGGCCTGGAGCACCGCGGCGCCCAGGGCGAGCACGACCTCGCGCGGGTGCAGGTCCGCGGTCTGGGCCAGTGCCCCGGCCACGTCCAACGACGCCGCGTTGCGCTCCAGCATGCCGTCGGTGAGGAAGACGATCCGGTCGCCGGCCTCGAGCGGGAGGGGTTGCACCTGGAAGGTCTTGCCCGGAAGCACGCCGAACGGCGGCTCGACGCCCAGCCGGATCTCCTCCACGACGCCTGCACGCAGCCGCAGGGGCAGGGTGTGCCCGGCGTTGACGACCTCTGCCGTGCCGGTGCGCAGGTCGACGCGGACGAGCTGGCCG
This window of the Geodermatophilus sp. DSM 44513 genome carries:
- a CDS encoding STAS domain-containing protein produces the protein MPAMTTCPITTEPAAAGGLLLAVDLAAGRVVLTGELDRATCGQLTAACQVLAAECPPVWVLDVAALDFCDAAGLRALAAARRATEDAGAVALIVGARQVLRRLLPLAGLDDLLAPIARTLPPPAPRHTASSSGVPVATATGTPPAAAARGGGTRARAGWVRPGADDRVVR
- a CDS encoding GAF domain-containing protein; amino-acid sequence: MTQGDPNPGTGPMDPAASEQLAATLVQMAGLVLSQETVRSAVELVTALASATAPGSAGAAVTLVDEHGTRTMAATTELAARADALQYSLDEGPCLTAARTGRIVRVDDAVGDRRWPAWNEAVTHLGIRSTLSAPLVSATATIGAIKLYALQPARFDEHAEQVMVLFARQAAILLAATQDLTSARALSRRLADALTDRDVIGQATGVLQARGLPDREAAFARLAAAAERSGRPVREVALELLTTVTAGDADSAPA